In Arenicella xantha, the genomic window TTGTCTATTTAAATCATATGTATAGCGTAACTAGCTACAAGTTAACCTTAATTTTCTTTGACAGACCCAAAACCACTCAGATATGATGCCTGCAGACCATATAGATCCATTCTGTTTACAATCAAGCGTTTTATGCACATAGGCACTGTTTGCTAAAGCATACTAGGCCAGTAAATGAGCATGATAAGGCCTTCATTGAAAGCCATCATTCTCAATCAGACGGGTCGATATTTAAGCAAGCCGTACTCACTGCCGATGCATTAAGAAATTTGGTGATTTCAGTCTATTACAATGTCGAGACCCACCAATTATAAGAACAACGGCAGAGTGACAAAATTTGACGTATTGCCATTGAAATAGGCCTGTGCCAAAGTGTTGGTATAGTAGATGGCAACGGAATGTATGCGCTCACTCGATCACGTAAAGAGATCGACAAGGTGTGCCATCTCACACAGACCCGAAAACGAGCAAAACCGTGACCGAGCAAATACTCAACACCGAAATCGAACAGTACTCTGAATGGCGACAAAGTGTCAGCCAGGCTGTGCAAGATTTGAGTACCTTTCTCAAAGCCAAAAACGTTACGGACTTACGAACACACCATCAGTTCGAAAACGTACTCGGCGCGCTGGCCGACGACAATCTGTCGGTGGCTTTTGTAGCCGAGTTTTCGCGCGGCAAATCAGAGATGATCAATACGATCTTCTTCGGCAATTACAAAAAACGTATTCTGCCATCTGGATCAGGTCGCACCACCATGTGCCCGACCGAGTTAATGTACGATCCGAATCTCCCAAGCTCTGTGCGCTTATTGCCAATTGAGTCGCGGAAAGACGAACGCGCATTGTTTGAACTCAAAAAAGACCGAGAATTGTGGCACGAAATTAAGTTTGATGCCGACGACGTCGATAGCGTAAGCGATGCGATGCAAGGTATGACCGACAACAAGTTAGTCAGTAAAGCATACGCCAAAGAACTAAAATTCGACTTACTGGAAGAAAAGAACGCTGAGCTTGGCCTACCGGTCAACGAATACGACGAAGTCGAAATTCCTAGCTGGCGACACGCGATCATTAACCTACCGCATCCATTACTGGAGCAAGGCTTAGTGATTCTCGACACGCCAGGGTTAAATGCGATTGGTGCTGAGCCCGAACTTACGATTAATCAGCTCGCTACAGCACATACTGTCGTGTTCATTCTGTCGTTAGACACCGGCGTCACCGCTACCGACTTAGAACTGTGGCAGCAGCATCTCGACGGTGAGAAGTCCGGCGTCGACCGCAATCAGCGGAAACTGGTTGCCCTGAATAAAATAGATGCGCTTTGGGATGGCATCCGCAGCGACATCGAAATTCAAAACGAAATCGACGCACAAGTTCGTGCCACCGCCAAAACACTCAACTTAGACCCACGCAATATCTTTCCGGTATCGGCACAGAAAGGTCTAGTTGCCAAGCTCACGGAAGATGACGAGCTTCTTGCTAAAAGCAATATTCCAGCGCTTGAAAATGCAATTGCCAGCAAACTCATTCCTGAAAAACGCAAGATCGTGGTAG contains:
- a CDS encoding dynamin family protein; its protein translation is MPSHTDPKTSKTVTEQILNTEIEQYSEWRQSVSQAVQDLSTFLKAKNVTDLRTHHQFENVLGALADDNLSVAFVAEFSRGKSEMINTIFFGNYKKRILPSGSGRTTMCPTELMYDPNLPSSVRLLPIESRKDERALFELKKDRELWHEIKFDADDVDSVSDAMQGMTDNKLVSKAYAKELKFDLLEEKNAELGLPVNEYDEVEIPSWRHAIINLPHPLLEQGLVILDTPGLNAIGAEPELTINQLATAHTVVFILSLDTGVTATDLELWQQHLDGEKSGVDRNQRKLVALNKIDALWDGIRSDIEIQNEIDAQVRATAKTLNLDPRNIFPVSAQKGLVAKLTEDDELLAKSNIPALENAIASKLIPEKRKIVVEKVRGALETILESASSIMDNRLKDADEHIAELKQLSSKNTDVISHIMLKVQGEKSSLEKDMQRYQALRAVYSKETTKLVQMLSGDRLEKLIAITKHNMARCASSITLQKTISKFFERLNYYLDSSINQANEIAALSENITRDFEQDHGIANFKVRRLRLEKFKQEVNRLEVKHRHLKDTRTLFFREQMSITNRFYDSVCQAARKIFSQALRDATNWNNNLMVPMETYVREHHTQLRRRLESVKRIHKASDTVEQRLQELTVMQSQLVEQHTQFTTYQTQLTGLIKEAEEQNKPNEKEESPSADILYWDHKVNF